One region of Macadamia integrifolia cultivar HAES 741 unplaced genomic scaffold, SCU_Mint_v3 scaffold_7A, whole genome shotgun sequence genomic DNA includes:
- the LOC122071765 gene encoding KIN17-like protein, translating into MGKNEFLTPKAIANRIKAKGLQKLRWYCQMCQKQCRDENGFKCHCMSESHQRQMEVFGQNPNRLIDGYSEEFERSFVEHMKRSHRFSRVAATVVYNEYIADRHHIHMNSTQWATLTEFVKHLGRTGQCKVEETPKGWFMTYIDRDSETLFKERLKNKRLKSDVVEEERQERAIRKQIERVEQSMFSSTSENEIGPSDSEQLYLPPKTELKSETGAKVVFAISSSSKFVARENVESSEVIFEESETDRSEKRIKYGGNGTKSGGGSALDELMKEQEKAKEQSNRKDYWLCEGIIVKIMSKALAEKGYYKQKGVIRKVIDKYIGEIEMLDSKHILRIDQEELETVIPQIGGLVRIVNGAYCGSNARLISVDTDNFSAKVQIEKGLYDGRVLQAIDYEDICKIVQ; encoded by the coding sequence ATGGGAAAGAACGAGTTTCTCACGCCCAAGGCCATTGCCAACCGAATAAAAGCAAAAGGGCTTCAGAAGCTCCGATGGTATTGCCAGATGTGCCAGAAACAATGTAGAGACGAGAATGGATTCAAATGCCATTGTATGAGCGAGTCTCACCAGCGGCAGATGGAAGTCTTTGGCCAGAATCCTAACCGTCTCATTGACGGTTACTCTGAGGAATTCGAGAGGTCTTTTGTTGAGCACATGAAGCGGAGTCACCGTTTTAGCCGTGTTGCAGCTACTGTGGTCTACAATGAGTATATCGCCGATCGCCACCACATCCATATGAACTCCACACAATGGGCCACCCTCACTGAGTTCGTTAAGCACCTCGGTCGTACTGGTCAGTGCAAGGTTGAAGAGACGCCAAAGGGTTGGTTCATGACCTACATTGACAGAGACTCGGAGACCCTATTCAAGGAACGTCTCAAGAACAAGAGATTGAAGTCCGATGTCGTAGAGGAGGAGAGGCAGGAGCGAGCAATTAGGAAACAAATTGAACGGGTTGAACAGTCAATGTTCTCATCaacatcagaaaatgaaataggGCCCTCTGATTCTGAGCAATTGTATTTGCCACCCAAGACAGAACTCAAATCAGAAACTGGAGCTAAAGTTGTGTTTGCTATCAGTTCATCTTCAAAATTTGTTGCAAGAGAGAATGTTGAAAGCTCTGAAGTGATCTTTGAAGAGTCTGAAACAGATAGGAGTGAGAAGAGGATTAAATATGGTGGCAATGGAACAAAGAGTGGTGGTGGTTCAGCTCTGGATGAGTTGATGAAAGAGCAAGAGAAGGCAAAGGAGCAGAGTAATCGCAAAGACTATTGGTTATGTGAGGGAATAATTGTTAAAATAATGAGCAAAGCATTGGCTGAGAAAGGTTACTATAAGCAGAAGGGTGTGATTCGCAAGGTGATTGACAAGTATATAGGAGAGATTGAAATGCTGGACAGTAAACATATTCTGAGAATTGATCAAGAGGAACTTGAAACTGTGATTCCCCAAATTGGGGGTCTAGTGAGAATTGTGAATGGGGCTTACTGTGGTTCGAATGCAAGACTGATTTCTGTTGATACCGATAACTTTTCAGCGAAGGTGCAAATTGAAAAGGGGTTATATGACGGAAGGGTTCTTCAAGCGATTGATTATGAGGACATTTGCAAGATTGTTCAGTGA